In the genome of Phycisphaerales bacterium, one region contains:
- the flgB gene encoding flagellar basal body rod protein FlgB, whose product MWIDRLTASRTTHAVALAAQYAEQRHKVLSENLANVDTPGFQAKLLDHETFARSLRTALDDARANRRSTLELRGSRQFSTDTQGRLAVQPEVEPAQNVLFHDGTNVKLEQLLADAAQNQMTYELATSLLRGRFTNLLRAIRGRVE is encoded by the coding sequence ATGTGGATCGACCGACTGACAGCTTCGCGTACGACCCACGCGGTGGCGCTCGCGGCGCAATATGCCGAACAGCGTCACAAGGTGCTGAGTGAGAACCTCGCTAATGTGGATACACCGGGCTTCCAGGCCAAGCTGCTGGATCACGAGACCTTTGCCCGGTCGTTGCGAACGGCACTGGATGATGCCCGAGCCAACCGCCGTTCCACGCTGGAACTGCGGGGTAGCCGCCAGTTCAGTACGGATACGCAGGGGCGACTGGCCGTACAGCCCGAAGTCGAGCCGGCGCAAAATGTGCTTTTTCACGACGGTACGAACGTGAAACTGGAGCAGTTGCTCGCCGATGCGGCCCAGAACCAGATGACGTACGAACTCGCGACCAGTCTGCTGCGCGGTCGGTTCACCAACCTGCTGCGGGCCATTCGGGGACGCGTGGAATGA
- the fliE gene encoding flagellar hook-basal body complex protein FliE: MPEPIAAAGLTPLGPARPTAPAGRPGFAEGRDFADLLRSQLAEVSRMQAEADEGIESLVTGRSDNITEVFTAARKAEVAFSLLMEIRNKLVNAYDELKQLRV, translated from the coding sequence ATGCCTGAACCGATCGCCGCCGCCGGCTTGACTCCGCTCGGGCCCGCCCGGCCCACCGCCCCGGCTGGGCGCCCGGGTTTCGCGGAAGGGCGAGACTTCGCCGACCTGCTGCGCAGCCAATTGGCCGAGGTCAGTCGCATGCAAGCCGAGGCCGACGAAGGTATCGAGAGTCTCGTCACGGGGCGCAGCGACAACATTACCGAGGTATTCACGGCAGCCCGCAAAGCGGAAGTTGCCTTCAGTCTGCTGATGGAAATTCGCAACAAGCTGGTGAATGCCTATGACGAGCTGAAGCAGTTGCGCGTCTAG
- the flgC gene encoding flagellar basal body rod protein FlgC has translation MIRAFDISTSALVAQRTRLDVIAGNIANAEVTRQEDGTPAPYRRRYVTFMTGDAHGGPGVRVDEIRPDPSPFREKYDPGHADADQRGYVQLPNVSITMEYVDALAASRAYEANAAMLNVTRGMVQQAIRLFA, from the coding sequence ATGATTCGTGCTTTTGACATCAGCACCTCCGCTCTCGTCGCCCAGCGCACGCGGCTGGACGTGATCGCAGGCAATATCGCGAATGCCGAGGTGACTCGGCAGGAGGATGGGACACCTGCGCCGTACCGCCGCCGGTACGTCACATTCATGACCGGCGACGCCCACGGCGGTCCCGGAGTTCGCGTTGACGAGATACGGCCGGACCCATCTCCGTTTCGCGAGAAGTACGATCCTGGCCACGCCGACGCCGACCAGCGTGGGTACGTTCAACTGCCGAACGTCAGTATCACGATGGAGTATGTGGATGCGCTGGCGGCCAGCCGTGCGTACGAAGCCAACGCCGCAATGCTGAATGTGACGCGCGGCATGGTACAACAGGCCATCCGACTCTTCGCCTGA
- a CDS encoding sigma-54-dependent Fis family transcriptional regulator, with translation MARICVVDDQAMMRDSLLATLTAQDHQVCAFDNAQEALTRIKQQSFDAILTDLRMPGLDGVGLLREMRRLGIDTPVILMTAHGSIQNAVEAMKLGAFDYLQKPFNGEEIEILLERALRERTLLRDNEIMRRTIEDLRRDRHLIGQAPTMRPVLEKVQRVAQSAATVLITGESGTGKELIARAVHAASPRADQPMLCVNCAALSPTLLESELFGHEKGAFTGADRMRKGRFELADGGTLLLDEVSEIAPALQAKLLRVLQEREFERVGSSVTRRVDVRVIATTNRNLRDWAAKARFREDLYYRLSVLPIEVPPLRERREDIPLLMDHFLGTCAARDGRERPRFTAETLKVLAEYGWPGNVRELENLCERVCVLEAGREVTPASIAPLLNGPIKTATAAAEGLRYRDGQILDDAERDLILRTLERFGGHRERTARALGIGLRTLGLKLKKWREEGSFQEERQRRSAVLV, from the coding sequence ATGGCACGGATCTGCGTAGTAGACGATCAGGCAATGATGCGTGATTCCCTGTTGGCGACTCTGACTGCGCAAGACCACCAGGTCTGCGCATTCGACAACGCCCAGGAGGCCCTGACGAGAATCAAGCAGCAGTCGTTCGACGCCATACTGACCGATCTGCGCATGCCGGGCCTGGACGGGGTCGGCCTGTTGCGCGAGATGCGGCGGTTGGGGATCGACACGCCCGTGATCCTGATGACGGCGCATGGCTCGATCCAGAACGCGGTCGAAGCGATGAAGCTGGGGGCGTTTGACTATCTCCAGAAGCCGTTCAACGGCGAAGAGATCGAAATTCTGCTCGAACGGGCCTTGCGGGAGCGGACCCTGCTGCGTGACAACGAAATCATGCGGCGCACCATCGAGGATCTGCGTCGCGACCGTCATCTCATCGGGCAGGCACCCACCATGCGCCCCGTGCTCGAGAAGGTGCAGCGCGTCGCACAGAGCGCGGCGACCGTATTGATCACGGGTGAAAGCGGGACCGGGAAGGAGCTGATCGCCCGGGCCGTGCATGCCGCCTCACCACGGGCGGACCAACCGATGCTGTGCGTGAACTGTGCGGCCCTCTCGCCGACCCTGCTCGAAAGCGAACTCTTCGGCCACGAGAAAGGCGCTTTCACCGGTGCGGACCGCATGCGTAAAGGACGTTTCGAGTTGGCGGATGGAGGTACGCTGCTGCTCGACGAGGTGTCCGAGATCGCCCCGGCGTTGCAGGCAAAGCTGCTGCGCGTCCTCCAGGAGCGTGAATTCGAGCGCGTCGGCAGCTCGGTGACACGGCGCGTCGATGTACGCGTCATCGCGACTACGAACCGCAATTTGCGCGACTGGGCCGCCAAGGCGCGCTTCCGTGAGGATTTGTATTATCGTCTCAGCGTATTGCCGATCGAAGTCCCGCCGCTCCGGGAGCGTCGCGAGGACATCCCGTTGTTGATGGACCACTTCCTCGGAACCTGTGCCGCCCGCGATGGGCGCGAGCGACCACGTTTCACCGCGGAGACTCTGAAGGTGCTGGCGGAGTACGGCTGGCCGGGGAACGTCCGCGAGCTGGAGAACCTCTGCGAGCGCGTCTGCGTACTGGAGGCGGGCCGCGAGGTGACACCGGCAAGCATTGCTCCGTTGCTGAATGGTCCGATCAAGACCGCCACGGCCGCAGCCGAGGGGCTGCGCTACCGCGATGGGCAGATTCTCGATGACGCTGAGCGTGATCTGATCCTGCGGACGCTGGAGCGCTTCGGGGGCCATCGCGAGCGGACGGCGCGGGCACTCGGCATCGGTCTGCGCACGCTTGGGCTCAAGCTGAAAAAGTGGCGCGAAGAAGGCAGCTTCCAGGAGGAACGGCAGCGGCGCTCCGCGGTCCTGGTGTAA